GATAAAGCCGATCCCGCCAGCCATCGATACACTAACGGCAGACAAGGCCACGGCGCAGAGCAGCAAAATAACACGCTGGGATCGGACAGGTGTCCCGATACTGGTTGCGGCAGCATCTCCAAGATTGAAGGCATCGAGTGTTTTGGATCGACTCCAAATATAAGAAATACATAACACCACCCAAGGAAGCAAAGCTTGCACATGAATCCAATCCCGGCCCCAGACGCTTCCTGCCAGCCAGCGAGCGGCAAAGGAATAGGTGTCTTCATCCAGACGCAGGGATAGATAGAGTGTTAACGCATGGAACCCGGCCGCTACCGCGATTCCAACCAAAATCAGCTTAATGGGTGATACGCCGTTATGGCGATCGTAAGACAACAGCATGATGATTAGGGCGGCGGCAACACTGCCTGCAAAAGCAAACAATGGAATCAGCAAGGCCACAGAACCATCCATCGTAAAGGAGAGACTAACAAACACCATTAGTCCAAATGCTGCCCCCGCATGTAATCCCAGAATACCCGGGTCCGCCAATGGATTGCGGGTGATCCCTTGCAAGGCTGCTCCGGCAATACCAAGTCCCGCTCCGGCCAGTACAGTTACCAGGATGCGAGGCAGTCGGTAATCAAACAGTACAATCTGATCATCCGAACTGCCATTACCAAACAAAGTCTGTAACACAGCCGCTGGGGAGAGACGAATGGTTCCCGTGTTCAGGCTGATCACAATAACGGCAATGGCGATGCAGAGCAGCGTGATACTGACGACTATCGAACGTTTACCTCGTGAAGGTGTATTAAAATTCATCGCTACAAGGCCCTCCTTTCTTTACGGGCCAGATAGAGGAAGAAAGGTACACCGACAAAAGCGACCATAATGCCTACCGCGAGCTCCTCGGGCGGGTTCACGATGCGTGAGCCCAGATCAGCGAGCACCAGTAATATCGCTCCAAGCAGAGAAGACATCGGAATGATGAGTCGATAATCCACACCCACCAGTTTGCGTGAGATATGAGGGATGACAAGTCCGACAAATCCAATCGAGCCTACTGCCGACACGGACACACCAGCCAGCACAACAACCGCTGCGAGGGCGAGAAACCTCGTCCAGCGCAAGTTAATCCCGAGATTAATCGCTACTTCTTCACCGAGTGACATAAGGGATACACGCCGGGCGAGTGGCATGATCAGTACCAGCGTCACGAGCAGCACGGGAAGGATTAACTTCAGATGCCGCCATTCTATTCCGCCAAAACCTCCCGCATACCAGAAGGCCAGATCCTGACTCAGGTCAAAATAAATGGCAACACCTGTGCTGAGCGAGGTTAACATGGCTGCAATAACCGCTCCGGCAACGGTCAGTCTGATGGAATTCAGACCACCAGGTGCTGCCATTCCAAGCAGGAAGATAAGCAGTGTGCCCAGAACAGCTCCCACGAATGATAAAAACATAATCCAGCCGTATGGCAGTCCGGGCCAAAAGGCAAAGCTCAGTGCTACGACAAAAGTGGCTCCAGCATTAATGCCCAGAATGCCCGTGTCTGCCAGCGGATTACGCGTAATGCCTTGCATTAAAGCTCCTGCAACGGCAAAGGCAGCGCCGATAATAACTGCGGCAAGGACACGAGGCAGCCGCAGCTCATGAATAATCTGGTGTGGTGTCAAAGCTGGGTTGTACTGAAATATGGCAGCCCATACGGTTTCCAGCGTTAACCCTTTGGCACCTAAAGAGATTGCGACAAACATACTTAGCAGCAGTATGGCTATGGCAGACAAAAACGTCAGCCCAACGGTCACTGCAGATTTTCTTGAATTAGACGGACGATGTGGCAGTCCCGGATGTTGAATACGGGTCACTCCTTTGGTACCAACAACGTATTTCATTGTTATTGATTATCATTATCAATTAGTGATCATTATAGAATCTTAATTCAGGCCCGTACATGGCATAAATTAAGATTCTGGAGATGGACATTTTTTAGATTACAAAAGTGAAGGTTTGTTCGTCAACATAGAGAGCGCTTC
This Paenibacillus xylanexedens DNA region includes the following protein-coding sequences:
- a CDS encoding FecCD family ABC transporter permease yields the protein MNFNTPSRGKRSIVVSITLLCIAIAVIVISLNTGTIRLSPAAVLQTLFGNGSSDDQIVLFDYRLPRILVTVLAGAGLGIAGAALQGITRNPLADPGILGLHAGAAFGLMVFVSLSFTMDGSVALLIPLFAFAGSVAAALIIMLLSYDRHNGVSPIKLILVGIAVAAGFHALTLYLSLRLDEDTYSFAARWLAGSVWGRDWIHVQALLPWVVLCISYIWSRSKTLDAFNLGDAAATSIGTPVRSQRVILLLCAVALSAVSVSMAGGIGFIGLAAPHLARRLVGPMHRHLIPAAGLIGMVILVTADTIGRTIFQPNAIPAGVVVAAIGAPYFLYLLVRSK
- a CDS encoding FecCD family ABC transporter permease → MKYVVGTKGVTRIQHPGLPHRPSNSRKSAVTVGLTFLSAIAILLLSMFVAISLGAKGLTLETVWAAIFQYNPALTPHQIIHELRLPRVLAAVIIGAAFAVAGALMQGITRNPLADTGILGINAGATFVVALSFAFWPGLPYGWIMFLSFVGAVLGTLLIFLLGMAAPGGLNSIRLTVAGAVIAAMLTSLSTGVAIYFDLSQDLAFWYAGGFGGIEWRHLKLILPVLLVTLVLIMPLARRVSLMSLGEEVAINLGINLRWTRFLALAAVVVLAGVSVSAVGSIGFVGLVIPHISRKLVGVDYRLIIPMSSLLGAILLVLADLGSRIVNPPEELAVGIMVAFVGVPFFLYLARKERRAL